The sequence ATCCATGCCTTCACCGATACCCGCTTCGTGATCGAGGGAACGGCCGCGCCGCGGATCGACGGGCATTACCTGGTGCTGGCCAACCACCAGAGCTGGGTCGACATCCTGGTGCTGCAGAAGGTGTTCAACCGCCGCGCGCCGCTGCTGCGATTCTTCCTCAAGCGCCAGCTGTTCTGGGTGCCGGTGCTGGGGCTGGCCTGGTGGGCGCTGGATTTCCCGTTCATGGGCCGCTACACCCGCAAGCAGATCGCGAAGAACCCGGAGCTGGGCCGTCGCGACATGGAGGTCACCCGCCGCGCCTGCGAGAAGTTCCGCGACATCCCGGTGTCGGTGATGAACTTCGTCGAGGGCACCCGCTTCACCCGTGCCAAGCACGATTCCCAGGGATCACCGTTCAGGCACCTGCTCAAACCCAAGTCCGGTGGCGTGGCCTTCGTGCTTGATGCGATGGGCGAGGGCCTGCAGTCGCTGCTGGACGTGACCATCGCGTATCCGGCCGGTATCCCGACCATGATCGACCTGATGGCCGACCGTCTCCCGGAAGTGCGCGTGCTGGTCAAGGAACGCCCGATCCCGGCCGAGCTGGTGCAGGGCAACTACCAGGACGACCGCGAGTTCCGCGCCCGTTTCCAGCAGTGGATGAATGGCCTGTGGGAAGAGAAGGACGCCGACCTGGAGCAGATGCTGCAGGCCTCTCCGGTGCGCGCGGCGGGCTGATCGGCCCGCGCGTTGGTCAGGGCGTTCCGGCCGGTCCGGCCGCTGCCCTGAGCTCGTCCAGCAACACACCCGTTTCCGCTGCATAGGCTTGGCAACTGCCGGGCAGGCGATTTCCTGCCGCGCCGGTGCGGCGAAGTCGCGCTCGTAGCTTTCCACATCCAGCTGCAGCTGCAGCACCTGCCGCTGGCGGGCGCTGGCAAGCAGGTTCGCGGCGTCGGATTCGATTCCAGCATCAGGGCAGTGCGCCACGACCTCTTCGGCCAGCGCCAGGATCAGCAGCGCCTCGTGCGCCGGGGTCGCCTTGAGCGTGGTGGTCGCTGGAGTGGCCGCCACGCCCAGCGGTGCGGCGGCCATCATGGCGGCGCAGGCAAGGCGCTTCATGGTGCCGGTGGCCGCTCGGCCGGCGCCCTGAACAGCGGACCTTGGCCCTCGTCACAGCAGCCCGGATCGAGCATGCGCAGTTGCGCCCCGGTTTCGATGCCGCCACGCAGGTGGCGATCCCCAGGCGGCGGCACAGCACCGCCATGGCCTGGATCACGGTCGCGGCCTGTTCGTCATCGGCCAGGTCGCGCATGTAGCACGGGTCGATCCTGACCTTGTCGAAGGAGAAGCGGCGCAGGTTGCGCAGCGAGGAATGGCCGGCACCAAAGCCGTCCATCACGATCCGCACGCCGGCCTGGCGCAGCTGGCGCAGGTCCGGGGCCACCGCGTCGAGCTGCGGCACCAGTGCTTCCTCGGGGATTTCCAGTTGCAGCCGGGTTCCATCCAGCCCGGCTGCCTGCAGCGCTGCAGTCACCTGCGCGGCAAAGCCCGCGCCCAGCTGGGCACCGGCCACGTCCACCGCCACCGGCAGCGGGGAGGACCAGCCCGCCGCCTCGCGGCAGGCCTGTTCGAGCATCCAGCGGAACAGCGGGGCGACCAGGCCGATCTCGGCCGCCAGCGGCATGAACATGGAGGGCAGCAGCAGCCCACGCTGCGGATGCTGCCAGCGCAGCAGCGCCTCGCAGGCCACCGGGGCGCGCGTACGCAGGTCCACCAGCGGCTGGTAATGCAGGCGGAACTCGCCATGCTCCAGCGCCTGGCGCAGGTCCATCTCCAGCGTGCGGCGCTGCTGCATGCGCAGGTCCATCGCCGGCTCCAAGAAGCGAAAGCAGCCGCGGCCATCGCTCTTGGCCTGGTACAGGGCCATGTCGGCGTTCTGCAGGACGCGGTCGCGGTCGCCGGCGCCGTCCTCGATCAGGTGGATGCCCAGGCTGGTGCCGATCACAACGTGGTGGCCCTGCACCCGGTAGGGCGCCCGGACGGTGTCCACCAGTCGCGCGGCCAGCGCGGCCACGTCATCGGCCGCCTCGTTGCCCTCGACCAGCAGGGCGAACTCGTCGCCGCCGAGGCGGGCGAGGGTGTCGGTCTGGCGGACCTGGTCGCCCAGGCGGGTGGCAACCTGGCGCAGCAGATCATCGCCGACCGGATGGCCAAGGCTGTCGTTGACCTCCTTGAAGCGGTCCAGGTCCAGGTACAGCACCGCCGAACGGGTACCGCGCCGGGCCTGTGTGATGGCCCGCTCCACGCGCTGGTTGAACACGGCGCGGTTGCACAGGCCGGTCAGCGGGTCGTGCCCGGCAAGGTAGGCAATCTCGTCCTGGGCCTGGCGGCGGGCATGCACGTCCTCGATCACGCCGGCCCACTCGGGCTGGCCGCCGTCCTCGACCAGTGCGCCGCGGGCGCGGACCCAGCGCCACTGGCCACTGGCGTCCTGCAGGCGGAACTCGACATCCAGCGGCTGCGCCTGGCGCAGGCCTGTCTTCCAGGCATGGTTGATGGCCGGCAGGTCTTCCGGGTGCACGCGCCGGGTCCAGCCGTGGCCGAGCGCGGCGGCCTCTTCCAGCCCGGTCAGTTCCCCCCAGCCGGTCACCAGGCGCATCGCGCCGCGCACGTCGGATTCCCAGAACACCAGTGCACCGGCCTCGGCCACCGCGCGGTAGCGGCGCTGGCCCTGTTCAAGCTGCGCGGCCATCGCACGGGCGTCGCGGGCACGCTGGCGCAGCGCGTCCTCGGCTGCGGTCAGGTTGAGCTGCAGTTGCTGGAATTCGGTGACCTTGGAGCCGATGGCCATGTCCACGCTGTCCACGCCGTCGGCAACCAGCTGGCTGCGCCGGGCCAAGGCGCGGACCGTACGCAGGATGCGCCGGGCCAGCCGTTGCGCAGCAATGACGGCCAGCACGAAGGCGATCAGGCCGCCGACCACGATGCCGCGCAACGGCGAGCGCCAGCCGGCCTCGAACCCCTCGCGCGGCTCGCCGACCACCAGTGCCCAGCCCGGTGCGGTCTGCAGCTTCTGGAAGGACAGGATCACCTCCTGTCCTTCCTGGGTGAGGGCACGGAAGTGGCCGTGGTCCCGGCCCACTGCCTGCAGTGCGTCCCAGTCCGGCACCTGCTTGCCCAGCCAACGTTCCGGATCGCGCGAGCGCGCGGCAATGCGGCCGTGGCTGTCCAACAGCGCGAACAGGGCGGTACCCGGATCGCTGGTCTGGCGATGGGCCAGGTTGATCATTTTCGTTGGAGTGCTGCAGCCGGGCAATGCGGTGGCGGCCATCCAGCGCATCGGCGGCGATCGCCACCCACGGCATCGGCTGGCCATCGATCAGGAACACATCGGACACTGCCGGCGCACCGCCAGCGAGCAGGCGTGCGTGTTGCTGCGCGGGCAGGTGGGTGTCGGGCGGATCGTTGGTCAGGTCAAGGATCAGGGGTTTGCTGGACTGCGCCGCGGCGCCGTCGTGCACATCGCTCGGCAGCCGGCCCTGGTCCCAGAGCAACTGCATCTGCACCACCTGGCCCTCGATGCCTGGTCCACGGCGCCTCGGCCAGCGTGGTGGCGGTGGCCTGCAGGCGCAGCAACGAGGCCGCACGGCTCTGCTCGCCGGCCTTCCAGGTGGCGAGCACGCCCAGCACCAGCATCGGCAACAGCGCCGCTGCCACCAGCACCAGCAGATGGATGTGCAGCCCGACCGTCTTGCGCGGCGGCGTGGGGCTGGATGGCGGACCGTGCATGCTTCCCCTGGCGAGCGATGGGCCGGATGGATCGTCATCGGCAGCGGTTGGCGCTGCCTTAGGGTCAATCAGCCCCGGGGTGGGTGTCCGGCCAGGGTGCGTGCACCGGTGACGATCATGCGGATCATCCAGCTCATCTGCTCGATCAGTTCCGGATCCTTCTCCGGCGGCAGATCCAGCGCGGTACCGCCCATGGCAAATATCAGCCGGGTGATGGCCTTGGCGGCCAGTGCCGGCTCGACCAGCACCGCGCCGTGGTCGGCTGCGGCCAGGCGGATCAGGTCCAGCTGCAGTTCGTCCTCGAAGTAATTCAATTGCCGGTCCACGGCGCGCTTGTAGGCGTCCGAGCCGGCGGTGCCCTCGCGCAGCAGCACATGCATCAGCTTGTCCTCGGCGCGCAGCTGCTCCATGAAGGTCTCCACCGACAGCCGGATCACGCCGCGGTCGGAACTGGCGGCGCGCTGGCGGGCCTGGCCGATGATCGTGCGCAGGGCGGTACCGGCCAGTTCGATCAGGGCCACGGTCAGCTCGTCCATGTCGCGGAACTGCCGGTAGAACGAGTTCGGCGCGATCCCGGCCTCGCGGGCGACCTCGCGCAGGCTCAGGGTCGACACGCTGCGGTGCGGGCCGATCAGCGCCAGCGCCGCCTTGAGCAGGTCATCTCGCGAGATCGAGTGCTTGCGCGCCGGCTGGGCGTCATCTGCGGCGGGAAGGGGCGGGGATAGGGTGGTCATTGCATCGGTCGATCGGGTCCCTGAATCATACCGTGTCACTGAATATACAACTGTATACACGGGTGTGTGGATGAACGTATAGTGCCGGCCATGAAGCACCGCTACCACAACCCGGCTCCGCCGCAGATTCCGTGGGTGACCGAGGCCTTCTTTGATTTCTGGTCCACGAGGTTCCATCCGCTGTGGACCCTGCGTCGACCGCTGGCCCGTCTGGTCAGCCGTCGCGCCGAAGGCAGTGCCGCGGTGACCGTGGTCCTGCAGCCCAACCGGCATTTCCCGGGGCTGCTGCCGGGCCAGCACGTGAACATCGCCGTGGAAGTCGATGGTCGTCGCACCACACGCTCCTACAGCCCGACGCTGCTGCCTGACGGTCGCCTGGAAATCACCGCCAAGCTGGTGCGTGGTGGCAAGGTCAGCGCCTGGCTGGCCGGCGGCATGCCGATCGGCGCGACCCTGGACATCAGCCCGGCGTTTGGCGACATGACCCTTGCCACCGGTGCCAGCCAGCCGCTGCTGTTGCTGGCCGCCGGTAGCGGCATCACTCCGATGCGCGCCCTGTTGCGCCAGCTCGATGCGGCCGGCATGCCGGCGCCGGTGGACCTGGTCTACTGGATCCGCGAGCGCGGCGAGCAGTGCTTTGCCGCCGAACTGGCCGCCATCGCCGCACGCCATTCCAACTTCCACCTGCATCTGGCGGTGACCGGTGAGGGCACCCCGCGGGTTGGCGGCTATGACCTGTCCGCGATCGGCGACCTGGCCCCGCGCCGGGTACTGGCCTGTGGCCCGGCGGGCTTCGTCCAGGCCGCACGCGAGCGCCTGCACGACAAGGTCGTCGCGTTCGAGGCCGAGGCGTTCAGCCTGCCGGAACTGGCCGACGTGGAAACCGGCGAAGTGGAGCTGGAACTGTCCCGCAGCGGCCGTCGCCTGCGCGTGCCGCGCGGCACCCCGCTGCTGACTGCCCTGGAGGCCCAGGGCATCAACCCGCCGTCCGGCTGCCGCATGGGCGTGTGCAACACCTGCGTCTGCGAGAAGGGCCAGGGTGTCGTCCGCAATACGCTCAACGGCGACTACACCAGCGAGCCGTCCACCCGCATCAAGCTGTGCGTCAACAGCGCCAGCACCGACCTGATCCTGGAGCTGTGAGCATGTCCACCCCGCACAACCGCGGCCTGACCCCGGCCGAACTGGACGCCTTCGGCGCCGAGCTCGACGCCCTGCGCGCCCGTCACGTGGCGACGCTCGGCGATGCCGATGCCCGCTACATCCGCAAGGTGGTGGCCGCCGTTCGCTGGACCGGCGTGGCCGGCCGCGTGCTGCTGTTCGTGGCCGCGTTCTCGCCGCTGTTCGCCGCCTGGTTGCTGTGGCCGGCCGCGATTGCCGGCACCCTGCTGCTGGGCCTGTCCAAGATCCTGGAGAACATGGAGCTGGCGCACAACGTCATGCACGGCCAGTACGACTGGATCGGCGACCCGGCGCTGCAGGGCAAGACCTACGAGTGGGACATCGCCGGCACCTCGGAGAACTGGCGCAAGACCCACAACTTCAGCCACCACACCTACACCAACGTGCGTGGCATGGACGAGGACATCGGCTACGGCCTGCTGCGCATCTTCCCGGAGCAGCGCTGGCACCCGTTCTTCCTGTTCCAGCCGCTGGTCGCGATCGTGTTCGCGCTGTACTTCCAGTGGGGCATCGCCATCCAGGACCTGCGCATCGGCCGCCTGCTCAAGGGCAGGATCACGCTGCGCCAGCTGTGGGACCAGTCGCAGCCCGTGCGTCGCAAGGTCGCCAAGCAGCTGCTCAAGGACTACGTGCTGTTCCCGGCGCTGGCCGGCCCGTTCTTCCTGACCGTGATGCTGGGCAACCTGGTGGCCAACGGCATGCGCAACGTGTGGACCTACGTGGTGATCTTCTGCGGTCACTTCACGGCCGATGCGGAGACCTTCCCGAAGGAATGCGTTGCCAACGAGAGCCGCGGCCACTGGTATCTGCGTCAGTTGCGCGGTTCGTCGAACCTGACCGGCGGCAAGTGGATGCACGTGATGACCGGCAACCTGTCGCACCAGATCGAGCACCACTTCTACCCGGACGTGCCGGCCAACCGCTACGCGGCGATGGCGGTGGAAGTGCGCCAGATCTGCGAGCGCTACGGCCAGCACTACAACACCGGCTCGATGGTGAAGCAGTTCGGCCAGGTGGTGTGGCGCATCCTGCGCCACTCGCTGCCGAGCCGGCCGGCTCCGGCACGGCCACTGGTCACGGCCACCGCGGGGCAGGGCGGCTGACCGCCACGCACCACGGATGAAAAAAGACCCACGCCATGGCGTGGGTCTTTTGTTTGCGGGACCCGATGGCGAAGCCCTTACAGGCTGGGCAGGTCCAGGCCCTGTTCGCGGGCGCAGTCGATGGCGATGTCGTAACCGGCATCGGCATGGCGCATGACGCCGGTGCCCGGATCGTTCCACAGCACGCGTGCAATGCGGCGGTCGGCGGCCTCGCTGCCGTCGCAGACGATCACCACGCCCGAGTGCTGCGAGTAACCCATGCCCACGCCACCGCCATGGTGCAGGCTCACCCAGGAGGCGCCGCCGGCGACGTTGAGCATGGCGTTGAGCAGCGGCCAGTCGGACACCGCATCCGAGCCGTCCTTCATCGATTCGGTCTCGCGGTTGGGCGAGGCAACGCTGCCGCTGTCCAGATGGTCGCGGCCGATCACTACCGGCGCCTTCAGTTCGCCGTTGCGGACCATCTCGTTGAAGGCCAGGCCCAGCTTGTGGCGCAGGCCCAGGCCGACCCAGCAGATGCGCGCCGGCAGGCCCTGGAAGCTGATGCGCTCACGCGCCATGTCCAGCCAGCGGTGCAGGTGCGGGTCGTCGGGGATCAGTTCCTTGACCTTGGCATCAGTCCTGTAGATGTCTTCCGGATCGCCGCTGAGCGCCACCCAGCGGAACGGGCCGACGCCGCGGCAGAACAGCGGACGCACGTAGGCTGGCACGAAACCGGGGAAGTCGAAGGCAGCGCGGCAGCCCGCATCCAGCGCCATCTGCCGGATGTTGTTGCCATAGTCGAACACCGGCACGCCCATCTGCTGGAAGGCCAGCATCGCCTCGACGTGGGTGCGCATGGACTTCATCGCCGCCGCGCGCACGCGCTCGGGCACGATCTTCTGTTCTTCTTCCCACTCGGCCACGGTCAGCCCGACCGGCAGGTAGCCGTGCAGCGGGTCGTGTGCGCTGGTCTGGTCGGTGACCGCGTCCGGGCGCACGCCACGGCGCACCAGCTCCGGCAACACCTCGGCGGCATTGCCGAGCAGGGCGACCGAGCGTGCCTCGCCTGCACGGGTGTAGCGCTCGATGCGGGCCAGCGCGTCGTCCAGGTCGGTGGCCTGCTCGTCGACGTAGCGGGTGCGCAGGCGGAAGTCGATGCGGCTCTGCCGGCACTCGACCACCAGCGAGCAGGCGCCAGCCAGCGAGGCGGCCAGCGGCTGCGCGCCGCCCATGCCGCCCAGGCCGGCGGTCAGGATCCACTTGCCGGTGAGGTCGCCGCCGTAGTGCTGGCGGCCCATCTCGACGAAGGTCTCGTAGGTGCCCTGGACGATGCCCTGGGTACCGATGTAGATCCAGCTGCCGGCAGTCATCTGTCCGTACATCATCAAGCCCTTCCTATCGAGCTCGTTGAAGTGGTCCCAGTTGGCCCAGTGCGGCACCAGGTTGGAGTTGGCGATGAGCACGCGCGGCGCATCCGGATGGGTCGGGAACACGCCCACCGGCTTGCCGGACTGCACCAGCAGGGTCTGGTCGTCTTCCAGCCGCTTGAGCGTTTCCAGGATGCGGTCATAGCTTTCCCAGTCGCGCGCGGCGCGGCCGATGCCGCCGTAGACGACCAGTGCGGCCGGGTCCTCGGCGACCTCGGCATCGAGGTTGTTCTGCAGCATGCGGAACGGGGCCTCGGTGAGCCAGGATCTGCAGTTGAGCGTGTTGCCGCGCGGCGCACGTGGATTGCGGGACGGATCGTGGCGGGTCATGGGTCTCTCCGGGAAGCAAATTGCAGGC is a genomic window of Stenotrophomonas sp. Marseille-Q4652 containing:
- a CDS encoding acyltransferase; its protein translation is MRWLRVFVVLLLIVVNTLVHCLPLLAAAVVKAALPFKPVRRACNRVLTLLAESWISVNTAMIHAFTDTRFVIEGTAAPRIDGHYLVLANHQSWVDILVLQKVFNRRAPLLRFFLKRQLFWVPVLGLAWWALDFPFMGRYTRKQIAKNPELGRRDMEVTRRACEKFRDIPVSVMNFVEGTRFTRAKHDSQGSPFRHLLKPKSGGVAFVLDAMGEGLQSLLDVTIAYPAGIPTMIDLMADRLPEVRVLVKERPIPAELVQGNYQDDREFRARFQQWMNGLWEEKDADLEQMLQASPVRAAG
- a CDS encoding EAL domain-containing protein, which codes for MINLAHRQTSDPGTALFALLDSHGRIAARSRDPERWLGKQVPDWDALQAVGRDHGHFRALTQEGQEVILSFQKLQTAPGWALVVGEPREGFEAGWRSPLRGIVVGGLIAFVLAVIAAQRLARRILRTVRALARRSQLVADGVDSVDMAIGSKVTEFQQLQLNLTAAEDALRQRARDARAMAAQLEQGQRRYRAVAEAGALVFWESDVRGAMRLVTGWGELTGLEEAAALGHGWTRRVHPEDLPAINHAWKTGLRQAQPLDVEFRLQDASGQWRWVRARGALVEDGGQPEWAGVIEDVHARRQAQDEIAYLAGHDPLTGLCNRAVFNQRVERAITQARRGTRSAVLYLDLDRFKEVNDSLGHPVGDDLLRQVATRLGDQVRQTDTLARLGGDEFALLVEGNEAADDVAALAARLVDTVRAPYRVQGHHVVIGTSLGIHLIEDGAGDRDRVLQNADMALYQAKSDGRGCFRFLEPAMDLRMQQRRTLEMDLRQALEHGEFRLHYQPLVDLRTRAPVACEALLRWQHPQRGLLLPSMFMPLAAEIGLVAPLFRWMLEQACREAAGWSSPLPVAVDVAGAQLGAGFAAQVTAALQAAGLDGTRLQLEIPEEALVPQLDAVAPDLRQLRQAGVRIVMDGFGAGHSSLRNLRRFSFDKVRIDPCYMRDLADDEQAATVIQAMAVLCRRLGIATCVAASKPGRNCACSIRAAVTRAKVRCSGRRPSGHRHHEAPCLRRHDGRRTAGRGGHSSDHHAQGDPGARGAADPGAGRRGRGALP
- the fabR gene encoding HTH-type transcriptional repressor FabR, coding for MTTLSPPLPAADDAQPARKHSISRDDLLKAALALIGPHRSVSTLSLREVAREAGIAPNSFYRQFRDMDELTVALIELAGTALRTIIGQARQRAASSDRGVIRLSVETFMEQLRAEDKLMHVLLREGTAGSDAYKRAVDRQLNYFEDELQLDLIRLAAADHGAVLVEPALAAKAITRLIFAMGGTALDLPPEKDPELIEQMSWMIRMIVTGARTLAGHPPRG
- a CDS encoding ferredoxin reductase, producing the protein MKHRYHNPAPPQIPWVTEAFFDFWSTRFHPLWTLRRPLARLVSRRAEGSAAVTVVLQPNRHFPGLLPGQHVNIAVEVDGRRTTRSYSPTLLPDGRLEITAKLVRGGKVSAWLAGGMPIGATLDISPAFGDMTLATGASQPLLLLAAGSGITPMRALLRQLDAAGMPAPVDLVYWIRERGEQCFAAELAAIAARHSNFHLHLAVTGEGTPRVGGYDLSAIGDLAPRRVLACGPAGFVQAARERLHDKVVAFEAEAFSLPELADVETGEVELELSRSGRRLRVPRGTPLLTALEAQGINPPSGCRMGVCNTCVCEKGQGVVRNTLNGDYTSEPSTRIKLCVNSASTDLILEL
- a CDS encoding acyl-CoA desaturase produces the protein MSTPHNRGLTPAELDAFGAELDALRARHVATLGDADARYIRKVVAAVRWTGVAGRVLLFVAAFSPLFAAWLLWPAAIAGTLLLGLSKILENMELAHNVMHGQYDWIGDPALQGKTYEWDIAGTSENWRKTHNFSHHTYTNVRGMDEDIGYGLLRIFPEQRWHPFFLFQPLVAIVFALYFQWGIAIQDLRIGRLLKGRITLRQLWDQSQPVRRKVAKQLLKDYVLFPALAGPFFLTVMLGNLVANGMRNVWTYVVIFCGHFTADAETFPKECVANESRGHWYLRQLRGSSNLTGGKWMHVMTGNLSHQIEHHFYPDVPANRYAAMAVEVRQICERYGQHYNTGSMVKQFGQVVWRILRHSLPSRPAPARPLVTATAGQGG
- the hutU gene encoding urocanate hydratase — translated: MTRHDPSRNPRAPRGNTLNCRSWLTEAPFRMLQNNLDAEVAEDPAALVVYGGIGRAARDWESYDRILETLKRLEDDQTLLVQSGKPVGVFPTHPDAPRVLIANSNLVPHWANWDHFNELDRKGLMMYGQMTAGSWIYIGTQGIVQGTYETFVEMGRQHYGGDLTGKWILTAGLGGMGGAQPLAASLAGACSLVVECRQSRIDFRLRTRYVDEQATDLDDALARIERYTRAGEARSVALLGNAAEVLPELVRRGVRPDAVTDQTSAHDPLHGYLPVGLTVAEWEEEQKIVPERVRAAAMKSMRTHVEAMLAFQQMGVPVFDYGNNIRQMALDAGCRAAFDFPGFVPAYVRPLFCRGVGPFRWVALSGDPEDIYRTDAKVKELIPDDPHLHRWLDMARERISFQGLPARICWVGLGLRHKLGLAFNEMVRNGELKAPVVIGRDHLDSGSVASPNRETESMKDGSDAVSDWPLLNAMLNVAGGASWVSLHHGGGVGMGYSQHSGVVIVCDGSEAADRRIARVLWNDPGTGVMRHADAGYDIAIDCAREQGLDLPSL